A genomic region of Acidobacteriota bacterium contains the following coding sequences:
- a CDS encoding carboxymuconolactone decarboxylase family protein: MNDESAFERGMRRLREVDGEVGVRAVERLRAISPDLARYIVEFAFGEVYSRPGVDPKYREAAALGALTALGHTRPQLKTHVHAALNAGLSREEIKEILLLMAPYVGFPSALNAMFAAQEVFDRTGPEGEEAP; encoded by the coding sequence ATGAACGACGAAAGCGCCTTCGAACGGGGAATGCGGCGGCTGAGGGAGGTGGACGGCGAGGTGGGCGTGCGCGCCGTGGAGCGCCTGAGGGCCATCTCGCCCGACCTGGCCCGGTACATCGTGGAGTTCGCCTTCGGGGAAGTCTACTCCCGGCCCGGCGTCGATCCGAAATACCGGGAGGCGGCGGCCCTTGGCGCCCTCACCGCCCTCGGCCACACGAGGCCCCAGCTCAAGACCCACGTTCACGCCGCCCTGAACGCGGGGCTGTCCCGCGAGGAGATCAAGGAGATCCTCCTCCTCATGGCCCCCTACGTGGGCTTTCCTTCGGCCCTCAACGCCATGTTCGCCGCCCAGGAGGTCTTCGACCGCACCGGACCGGAGGGCGAGGAGGCCCCGTAG